The following nucleotide sequence is from Clupea harengus unplaced genomic scaffold, Ch_v2.0.2, whole genome shotgun sequence.
actcttctttcctttcttctttccttcttccacttctttccttcctccacttctttcctttcttctttcctttcttcactcttctttcttttcttctttccttcttcccttcttctttccttctttcactcttctttcctttcttctttccttcttccactcctttcctttcttcactcttctttcctttcttctttcattctttcactcttctttcttttcttcttcctttcttaacttttgcatttcatgcactggtatttccttcaggaaatgcattttctagttattctttgtTATTGTTCTGAAACGAATCAATTTTTTAACGGAAGCTGTGTCAGGCCATCTCGTTGAAAGGCTTTGCTTTGCTTGGTTTGATCTATATTCAGTTCAGTGCATCTAATCATGCCTGTACATAAAACCTCAAACCTTACTACATGAATTAGAATTAAAGCATAGAGTTATAATAGAGCTAATTAATATGTGGTCCTAATGTTTTCCACTTCCTTGATGCAGGTCCGTACATACCAGGGCTTTCTGGATTGTGTGGTGCGTATAGGCAAAGAAGAGGGAGTCCGGGGCTTCTTCAAGGGACTTTACCCCAGTCTGGTGAAGGCAGCCGTCTCAACAGGCCTCACTTTCTTTTCCTATGAAGTCTTTGTCGGGCTCCTGATCCGACTGAAAGAGAACCACTGAGAGGAGAATCACTGAGAACTTTCGAGGTTAAAGAACCTTTCATACCTCTCAAAGGGGTGGATGGGTGGTTTTAAGGGGCCGAAGATCACAGAAACACGTACACTGGGAAAGTGCCATGGTCTAGATATTGACTGATCTGGCATTGCACTAAAGGGGTACCGGTCGTGGTTACACCTGTCGTATCAATGCAGCTTGGTGCATCTAAATACTAAATATTCCAAGATTCATTCGCTGTCACTAGTGTATCATGCCAAGAGAGACCTAGGATACAAAACTTCTCCAAGAACCATCTTAAAATGTTATAACTTAAAAACTCGTACATAACATACATTCATAACAAAATCTATGTGTTTAACACTTAAAAGGGATATATGTCGTTCTGGATAGAAATATGGGTTATGATTGTTATAACACTACAAAACAATACACtgaagaacaagaaaaaaagacaaaagaaaaacatcataAATATATGAATACATTTCACCATAATCCATGATGTTGTTAAGGCTTGAAATTAAGATTTAACCTTTTCTGAATTGTAACTAACCATGTTCAAGTGGCCTTGTTTGCAGTGCTGTCAGAACAATCTGCATATTGCAAGCAACATAATTATTTTTAGTCCTTCATCTATATTTATCTCCGCCAAAAAGGTTATGTTTTCGGTGCCATTTGTATGCCTGTCcgtttgtcagcaggattacgcaTAAACTACCAAGCCGATTTTCAGGAAACTTGATGGAGGGGTGTGGCATGGGCCAAGAAAGAACCCATAACATTTTGATACAGATCCATGAATCATTTGTCAGTTTGGATACCATTGCGAGGCATTTGGCCTTGGTAGAGTTCTGCGCTCCTTGAATGACCCTCTAGTTTATAACTGGTTTACTCTGTCTGTACAGTTTCAGTCTGTACTCTCCCTTTTTTGACATGATAGGGCTTTCTCTTGTAAATTTCTCTTGTGTGACGCAACAAAAAAGCCAAAGCAGGAGTTCCATGTTTTTCTTCATTCAACTCTATATTGCTCCagaaaaatctttaaaaaaactgATCTCAAAACTCCCTTGCATTCACATGGTTTTGATGGTTGGTCCAGATTGGTTCAGGCTATTCTGTCTACTAAAGCTGCATTGTTAAGAATGATATAACACCAGCTTTAAGGCATCTTACTTCTGACAGAGGAAAGTTTATTTCAGCTCATGTTCAGttgctggggtgggtgtgtttttacttgcttttttttttttttttttttcagaggttTGATAGAGAAACAACAACGGTCACCCCTCATGGTAAAAACTAGATCGTTTGAAATGTGGGTGCAGACTCTGGCTCCAGTCTTTTGTTTCAAAATCATTTGTTTACTTCAGCAGAATGTTTGTATTcaactctgtgttctctctgcatTTCCCTCATCACAGTAGTGAAAACATGAAGTCAGATATTGTTTCCGTAACTCTGTTGCAGTGGCAACATGAGAAAATGTGGATGCatcaaatttgtatttattttttgtattgccTCAAAGCATATGTTAATGTGTCTTTTGTCAAAATGGGAAAACATGGGTTACTTTTAGAGTCTGTCTTTTATTGTCTCTTCGACCTGTTTTCACATTTGAGGATTTATCCAAAGATGTTGCACAAGATGtttttgcctctttttttttggctaATTATCATTTTGTGTATAATCCTGTTTGTGTAATAATCCTCTTTGTGTAATAACATATGTATAAGGATATTAATGTTAAAACACGCACATCCATGTTACTTAAACTACTGTAACAAAGCATTTGTAATATGTATCATGTCATATAGATGCAGTACCTTGTATTGTAACAGgacatatattttaaataaagaaatgtaaaaaCTATAGTTGCTAGTCCTATATTTGAAAGGTCAGATGACACAGTTTGCTGCCTTGGTCAGTAGTCGCAACACCGAGGAGTGTTTTTTTATCAGTTTAGACACTGGGGGTGATAAACTGTCAACTACGAGAAGGCGGAGCATCGTGTGCTGCGTTCGATTGGGAAGTGATACACGAGAATTTACTTATACGGATGATAACGTTATAAAGTTGTATTGCGGAACTACCCATCGTGCAGACAGTACACAACTAAGTAAGTATTAAACATTTGGAACCATATTTATCAGCACTGTTGGAAATAGCTTGCCATCCTACCAGCCTCCATCACTTAGCTTACCGTGGCTAAGTTAGCATCCCCACCTAACCTAGGTTTGCTGGCGAACTTGGCTTGAAGGATTCCGAAAGGTAGCCAAGCTAGCTAACTGGTTGTTTTGAAAACATGCGCTTTAACAGTTAGTTACTAGTTTGCAATACCTTCCAGGGTCATTGTTTCTGGTTACAAAACCAGCGAATTATGTAGCTTGGAATTGGCACTGGTCAGTTTGACAAGAATCATCTTACAAGTTGTCGCTACTATCAGCTAATGTTATTCTAAGCTCCTGGACTTGTAGGTGAAGGGCTTAACTATTAATATTCTCTTTACCGGTGAATTTAATGGCTTGTCGATAATACTTAATTGTATAGACAGTTAATTCAGATGATTACAAGCATATGTTAACGTACGGTTATGTTTAGCTATTTTGCTGGAAGTAAAGTGACCATCAAAGGACTGATTGATTTCAGGATTACTTTTCAGTGCATGCCCCTCCATACATCCACAGTAAGTCAGTAACGTTAAAAATGTCTTCACTGAATCGTTCGTTTTTAACTTGTGGACACACTAATGTGGCTGTTATTTGTGGACTCGTTGAAAGAAGCATTCTCTTCCTGCACCTCTCTGATATAATCCCCTCTTATCCCCCGATGAAAGATGCGCTTTTAACACCGGTCAGGGATGAGTCCAGATTGATGACTATACATTTTCCGACCCGCCTGCCACGTGCAGTTGTGCATTGATCACTGTATAGTGGTTGAACTTTCTACGCCCTTATTTACTTTGTAGTAATCTAATGAGAAATGGATGAATAATGCTGCTTGCATAGCTTACTATTTGCTCGTATACCATGCATTACAAATTGATCAGACACATCACCAACAAGGTCTTTGTGAAAAGGCGAATAAGGGATTCACCATTCACATTCAACACTTTGTTTCAGCCAAACAAATACGCTTATGTATAAACATAAATCTAAAATGAGGCTTGGCAGTTTTCTTTACAACCCCAAAGATGTTACCCAGGGGAATCACATTCCCTGGCTTACTCAGTCCTGAACAGGAGATTTGGTATTACTCTAATAAATCATGGGTTCCACCTTGACATCAGCTGGCTGTCTGCACCAGTCTAATTCCCACGTGAAGCTTTCTGAAGGAGGCAGATTCTAGCTCTAGTCCCTCCACCCCAACAGTCAATAGGCCTATATGTACGTCTATAATGgactgtttgttttccttccaGGCTCCTTATCTCAGACTGAATAAATGCGAGGTCCCTGGTGAGAAGTACTGTGGACGGAATGGAGGGCTCAGGGAAGGAGGAGTACAAGATCCAGTCTTTTGACATGGAAACTCAAAAGCTGCTTAAGACAGCCCTTAAAGGTGAGTGCATTTAAATCAGATcaagcatgtttgtttctgaaAAAGATATAAGAATGCTTTTGTCCTTGTTATATCTCATCCACTGTCAAAGGTAGGAATATTTCCCCCTGCTGGTATCATTGTAACATTCACTTCTCTCTGCCTAGATCCCAGTGCTGTAGATCTGGAGAAGGTATCCAATGTTATTGTAGATCAGTCTCTAAAGGACCAGGTTTTCAGCAAAGAAGCGGGGAGGATCTGCTACACCATTGTACAGGTAAGTATTCTTCCTTGCATCTCCTAATGCCCAATTTATGGTTGTGCGATTGaacggagacggacacatagGCACGCCTTGGCCACACCTTCCCCgaggtggaacgcccatccgataTGAAGTtactacaaaaaaacaaaacaatgcactgtatttgtgtccatgtgtttctGCAGGCAGAAGCTAAGCAGAACAATGGTAACGTGTTCCGTCGTAATCTCCTCACCCGCCTTCAGCAGGAGTTCAAAGGTCGGGAAGAGACCCGCAAGCGCTCTGTGCAGGAGTGGGTGTGCTATGTATCCTTCATCTGCAACGTTTTTGACTACCTCAAGGTACTGACTGATACTGCACACAGACCTCTTAACCTGTTAGGTTTAAACATCACTCAATATTATGATGTGTATAAGCCTTTCTTTGAAATAAAAGCAgtacatgtttatttatttaactcaaatataaaaacacaaaagaaaaatgattGTACAAGACAACAATTAGACAGTGATGATGACAAACAAACCTTTTCAGAGACATGGGGCACTCAGCCTTATGAACATTGTATGCTTCCTCTGTCTTAACTCCCAGGTCAATAATATGCCTATGATGGCTTTAGTGCATCCAGTTTACGACTGCCTGTTCCGGCTCGCTCAGCCTGACTCTCTCGGGAACGAGGAGGAGGTAAACCTATGAATCCCTTTGTCCATGCAAACAGATCATTCTGATGGTATCAACAAAAGCAAGTGGTTACTAAACGTTTTAATACCTTTAGAATAATAGTGGCAGTCAGCATATCTCatctacacattttttttttcatctcagaGATCATTGCAGTGCACATATCTCAGAACTTGCATACTGACATCCATTAATGTAATCATTGGTTAACTGAGCTGTCAACCAACAGTTCCACCAATGACAGTGTGCTTGACAGCCCTtttaaaactgcttatcctaaccctaatcctgatgtacaattactgcataatgccactttaactgAGCTGTCAACCAACAGTTCCACCAATGACAGCCCTTTCCCTTTTCCCCTTCTAGGTGGACTGCTTGGTGCTGGCACTGCACCGCATTGGGGAGCAGCTGGAGAGGATGAGCCTGCAGCGCATGGACGAGCTCTTCTGCCTGCTGCGGGACGGCTTCCTGCTGCAGGAGAGCCTCACCTCCCTGGGCCgcttgctgctgctggaggtccTGGAGTTCCGGGCGGGCGGCTGGACCCTCAGTGAGACGGCACAGAAGTATTACTACAGCGAGGTGGTTGACTGAGACTCGTGTGTGCTGTGGGCATAGGGCATGGTGTGGGAGGAGTGGTGGATGATGATGTAGGTGACAGAATATGTTGTAGATTTATTGGAAGAAGGACTTGCGCAGATTGAAGTGTTGAGAGTCTGTAGTGCTGGAGTTGACGATGTTTTCCCAGTTTGAATTAGCTTTTAAAAAGCTGGCAGTGTATGCTTACTTTAAGAGGTACTATGGGTTCTGGTAACTCAGATATGAAGGATATGGATAATAgtgtatttcattattttatttttgcataTGCACTATACTATTTGCACCAATATCATTTCATCACCTATTTGAAGTCTgaggtcttaaaaaaaaaaaaattcagacaTAAAAAACAGTCATGATGCACAAAGCTGAGGGGGGATTCTGCATGACCAAGGGAAGCATTCCAGTGACAGAGCATCAGATCTGCAGCTGCAGTTGCTTTTTGCttacaatacaaaaacagaagttGCCCTGTTTAAAACAACAGTGGAATACATGCTAAACAAACTAAACACTGCTTTTGCTCTTTGCactgttaacttaagttaactacatacatatataatttccatgttttatttaataGGACGATTACCTCTTTGATGCTAAACAGGTTTGATGCTTTAAGGGATGGTTTGCCAAATATTGAAATGCTCCCTTAATATCAGTGGGAAATATTCTCACAGGAGATGGAATTCATTCAAATACATTGTTTAGCATCTCAGCCTACACTGCAACACAAAGGAAAAACTGTTAGGACCCTTCACTGTTTTAACTCTGTACTTACAACTAATATATGGGCAGACTTTGATTTGATGTCAAACTCTAACCTATTGCAgctttaaaataaatgtttacatATGCAGTATATTTGAAGGCATAGGAAATAGTTCTACTATGAAGTTCATGTTAAACACTAACAGACAGTTAACAGATCAGCAGGAGCTGTCACACTGGGATATAATCAGCAATAGTTTCAGAGTATTGTTGCTGTGCCTTTCAATCTTGcgattattatattttatagtAGCTCTGGAGAGTTGGCTTTCTTAGGGGTTACAATCAGTTTGGGTTCTGTAAACACATAGCAACACATATTGTGTTGAATTGTGAGGTAGTAGTTTTGCATTGTTATGCTTCAGTTTAATAAGAATATATTATTTGTTAAGAGAAATTCAAGTTCAAActaataattatttaaaaagaaCGAGGAATTTGTTATTTTGTATCTTTCCAAAGATGTATTGAATTTGTTGACACACACAGTACTTTATATTTTTGTTAGCTGTATGAGCTGTTCTTCATAAATGTATCAGCAGATTCCATTTGTTTTTAATAACACATGGACCAGCCATTTCCACATGTTAAATTGTGCTTTGCTGaacacaaacatttagaaagaTTGCATTTGCCATAAGTTTTCATATCGCGTGTTTTGTATATTTCTACAAATTTCTACAAAAGTCTGTTCACTTTTCTTAAGCGGTTGACTGAATCCTTTGAACAATGCTGGCTTCAATAAATATTCAATATTTAAGGTGAATGTGATTAACAGTTAATGTTGTGCACTACAAACAATAATTCCCTGCCCTTTCATTAAACACAGGCAACATCGCTTCCTTTCATTAAAGATCATTTATTCTACAGAAAACACGACCCATCATATTTTACACAGATACCCTGCCGGAACTaaggacacacaaaaaaagtttcCATTACGTGGACTGAGCTTCTCTTCTGCAATCCACAAGCTCAGTGCACAAAATTAGGGCATTCACACCAGGCCCcaataaaacattacattgtagTTTTCTCCTGTTTTCCACCATGTCAAAACACTTCACATCCTTTTCAAAAGGGGATTTGCTGCCTTAATTCCCTTTGCAGAGTGTCATGTTGAAAATTATAGTTGACACCTCTCTCTGCATCACGTCCTAAGCAACACTGGGTGaaatgtgtgtaattatatacAGACCCAGCACTGACCACTGAGAACACAAGGGCACATATTTGACCATCCACCCTTGCCTAAAGGGGCAGGAAATGGCTTGTCTATTGTAACAGTCTGAAAGCTGAACAACAGCACTTTACCACCAACGGTAGTGTGCATAGGCTCTGTTGGCCTCTGCCATCTTGTGTAGTTCATGCTTCCTCTTGATTACGTTGCCTTCGCTTGAGAAAGCAGCCAACAGCTCCTGGGAAAGTTTTTCGCACATGTGCGTGCGGCGGTGCTTGTGGTCCCGACACTCTGTGATCATCCACTTCATGGCCAGAAAACGACGCCGGTTGTCTGACAGAGGAATAGGAACCTGCAAGGGCCCACAGTCATGGGTTTAGCATCCATAAAGAGCTGACATTCAAACTAATAAATTGTGTCTTTTTTCCACCATCATAAATTGATAAAGCATTCATGTGAAGTGATCTCACCTGATAGAATTTGCCCCCTTTCTGTATGCTGGCCAAACCAATTACTGGCTTGCAGTTCTCCAGAGCTTGATGGAAGATGGCGTAAGGATTACATTCAATCTCCATCTTGGCCGCTGGTCCAGCTTTGTGGTATTTCTCTACCTGTTTCCTCTTTATAGACTCTAGAGTCTGAAAGGTGTAAAGTAAAAAGACTTATATGAGACTAGATCCAACCACGGGTTTGGTTGTTTTAAGGACTGGTTGTTAAACATTGTTTTAAACACATTGTTTAAGCACACAAGTTAAAACCAGGTGAATGGCGAAATGCCTGTGATTTAAAAAGCCATCATATGCCAATTACAGGTAATGTTTCCAATTTAAAAAAATCCACTACAACTAAGACTTGAATCACATACAAGCAAGATGTACAATGGGATTCAAACAATTTGTCTACAGTTCAAACTATTTCACATTCCATACCTCAGTCATGATTTCCCTGGCGAGAATCTTTTTGCCTTCCTGCATCATCATGTTGACAAACTTACTGCACGAAGAGAGAAGAGACTGTGAGGCTTCAAATGTGTTACTTGTTTGTGTATTGATGAAAGAGTTGTATTGAAAACTCACTTCATTAACTGGTCATTGAAACCAGAACTGCTGACCCCCGACACCGCCGCCTTAATTGGACGAACTGTCTTCAAATCGCGTTCGTTTATTTCTTCAGGCGTTAGCTCAGTCTCAGGTTTGTTATATGCGTCTCTACTGGTCTCTGGCTCCAGATAATATGGATTGTACCGAGTCCATCTCACTAATGTCAAcctttaaaataatgtattcgtTATGAACATCTGATTCAGCAATCCTTATCTCCCAATAGATAGTGCGATGACTAGAAGTGCAGTAAGCTGAGCACACACCTACATGTAAAAAATTGCAGTTGAAAGACATTAATGCAGCTCATACCAATGTGATGTTAACTACTGCAAGAAACGTTAAAATTGACAGCATAGACATTATGTCTATGGTTGACAGTCACTGATAACGTTAAGATCCATGGTAAGGTTAGTGAATGTAACATTGCTATCCCTGCTAGCCAGTCAGCAAAAGATCACAAGGAGGTAAAGGCACACAAAATATCTTCATATATAAGGTGAAAATATCTAGGCACATGTAAGGTGAAAATATCTAGGCACATAGGGCAACAAACATTACGTTGAAGTAACTAATAATCGTAATACGAACCTCGGACTCCAAGGTTTGAGTAAGTTTGTCATGAACGCAGCCATGTTGAAAATGTGGAATGTCAGAAGAGGACCTCAGAACATTTGCCAAGCTCACTGCCTGTTTCAAAATACAAGCCAGAACCGCAACTTTGTTCACCTTCTTCACTATATATTAATGGTATGGTTATATACAATGCTACGCTTTTATTTGTTACAATTGGATACGTTTTTATAGTGATTTACATAATGTAACATCACCGAGAGTGAATACCATTCATTCTATTACCAGCCATTCATACGAGCACAGTTTACGGGACGCAATGAGACGCTATGGCGTACCAGGAAGGAGAGTCGCTGGAATCCTGGCTCAGTGAGTTTATTTGCTCTCCAATACTGTAATTTGCATGAAGAAATATATCAGACCAATAGCTGTTCTTACATTATTGGT
It contains:
- the mif4gdb gene encoding MIF4G domain-containing protein B, whose amino-acid sequence is MEGSGKEEYKIQSFDMETQKLLKTALKDPSAVDLEKVSNVIVDQSLKDQVFSKEAGRICYTIVQAEAKQNNGNVFRRNLLTRLQQEFKGREETRKRSVQEWVCYVSFICNVFDYLKVNNMPMMALVHPVYDCLFRLAQPDSLGNEEEVDCLVLALHRIGEQLERMSLQRMDELFCLLRDGFLLQESLTSLGRLLLLEVLEFRAGGWTLSETAQKYYYSEVVD
- the mrps7 gene encoding 28S ribosomal protein S7, mitochondrial: MAAFMTNLLKPWSPRLTLVRWTRYNPYYLEPETSRDAYNKPETELTPEEINERDLKTVRPIKAAVSGVSSSGFNDQLMNKFVNMMMQEGKKILAREIMTETLESIKRKQVEKYHKAGPAAKMEIECNPYAIFHQALENCKPVIGLASIQKGGKFYQVPIPLSDNRRRFLAMKWMITECRDHKHRRTHMCEKLSQELLAAFSSEGNVIKRKHELHKMAEANRAYAHYRWW